In a single window of the Biomphalaria glabrata chromosome 5, xgBioGlab47.1, whole genome shotgun sequence genome:
- the LOC106071782 gene encoding uncharacterized protein LOC106071782 isoform X1, whose product MATSNGLNGYIFVYIYLVASLFRTSTVWAHECKHEGSCISPPKVCSNEGSRFRKGDRYEFSYEVMTSTGLTRDPHGTAGTKLTCNLVISVLRKCELTMELLNCHLDDRGPSRFYTTTENSETLAEELSRHQVYFHYNEGMVIGHEIYVSELEPLYILNIKRGIVSLLQLPTKPDDLENKSVELHDIFGTCLTDVTFPENTATYVQTYRDLVACNLSHISESQANVLSYSKTLIGRHRMAPITEFSYPFESEVTCDFELGKHNILKLARCVQRQSHIPLGYEDQHFHSVVTNISQVIKFLSKTRMGNRPVDHSLNGKRLVKLTMEYESSDKKHSSDDLERDLDVVLQDFIAQGHSNKINLDHSAQSIDLPLHCSYRRLVHTLRDMEEDEIRKVKDAIFACRHSTLCYKAFNEKLDYKTLQSTKEGLLISSLMSCGSRDCMIFVAESLKLKHIERFEADRILLNLGLFYHPSSRFVKHIFDYCKHDYSSECLLAMSAMMSRLNDSLESTSHKQVVGYIVFDVLTYLHKMITENGKPLIENRLNHRDKLIKEETLLTAIKCVGNIGMFADKYYDSVLEKDLKITKYLLSLVKNQNISVSVARASVQALAAVGLKDAMINELLTVLKEERRPIVLRAAIFDEILIKGNETVMMKLVKLLEETSIENLQTYIVTKVSSLNEGLHLNHEEWRHKLTKLVEGLQIDQEENIWLKSQFSQFSHTVVIPLTSLRLGGQLALNILYTPTSSLFHSFTIKGTLEIGEEVWNVFDIVVDIEGMDDIVHLLRSNNKNKTDKSNIIQEIMSIIQQKFREAGKSNTFHFKHFSKTITQAIISIITSSNLQVTTLPKAYIFLKLNGYDVGWVSLNSFLTTLSHMKTSDSLVTTLIKTVTKICNTFLPQAVQLFDFHMTLPTIAGYPLNTNLEAAFVAKSGLQIKHSPAINKLSLNLAFHPSITTHFQGGMQVSVGGYSRSKITSKISGFATLDLSTKIEYSTADTVAERELFLNLFWNIGSEQFKFFNFKTDLFLLHNDIEHKVSPPETEKKFFKCLPDIYNLITGRRFCFHGSYFDVSKSGFYNFMNSFRITGTSDSEDEGLNQYTVNGSWSSNLQGPPEHQFRIQISGLGSELSRILNITVNVDHHFGFKLQCFIPDANIVYVLQRKKVVNSTHHHIVYASVLQQESKTLYTLLFESKGHRIPKIGILPGNIILPYNHTDNVIHFSFALPSLSLDLRYKDRIHSATYATKDFIVKYFCEPKLKFLYAFHPVIRQAVSHGHTSTFSYHQEIMDSKTPLDKIWKAFYKFVIIWPEQKIVTTTEMVANMFSADRVSHLTWKYGNEVDEIHMTSHVTNKTTSHYQLFDYTLSLNNSGKFAVGLVGHFLIKGAKPFVNVTIRTDVKYVKTGMCEMKIKKTKSSCHSSDSKEKPLSIYDVIQVNMIRWLRGCDRAFELNNCQKWLEKERFLQWWKGCELPVQEDNCKVTQGTEESFSLKNSFWTLDTWSYGMDGLILTKPHRTKSVVGQEAGLMLLWETNSTWPKAEEPFIATNGSLFMSRKQWVKLNLNDYVHNMMFTFQGEHLNTPQVFQHDHSWTLVETSEHSFDRSFKIHIDFEHYKHFDYNLQLCSPRSNVTHYINYTKISDLEHEIRANASIHSHQPKFKLSYFEATDINAVNFATHIDLMSTLLNYDLNLRKQTDANGLTMSANISADGPLLGAGSRKTFSTSIWLQKNHSPHWDLTYWSDKHSGIAADISLIKQNQMKLILNLLRIDQDKIKYIPFITWTLELVEPQKLHHKLEFSSLTAASIQHKMAVVQNTVSHVMRSSGQTMAHNIKAELKNKLLPILNESLDGFFKRQKIGTMAVDVLNELWLDLPLVQALKSSHIDELLTTSVQYSTQFLSHWIVHPPFFINQFIKVHMYQNFLEALADKTLTFSQHLFVNMPTFMQWPKLPVFEKKLLAYIKYKTLGSQLKDKDVAVIIDGRRIKTFDGIIYDITEPPAQFCSYLICSDLKKGHFALTYAKAGLTLSLQKFGLTLAQDGSIISFGSKKIDYLPYYSNDAHLILSIHDGEFHIDIGSGLVHLIFNPVKSFYILAIDRTLNNATIGLLGTNNHEKGDDFLLINGTVIENSIDFQNNYELSKSDECHISEPPSSISCMPSNDQTCSVFSYPDLQVCNTILRSQPFKLQCQVDVCQKQSECRSIAAYVAACRSRGIYIHLPPHCECGNKLEGQEIVVVQSLHQKLIKSNDPLLSVKHLLSSFEHDASIGLVTYGGSGLWAEPKAHLLDGKLLVKNTKALHNLPSAVSPGQNETSAEDAVKVAASYPFQSLNSKMIILIYHHVTGQKRIKETLLKTLQRKGIILVAVSTYSTLEDKQIVGLLTDGKTIGTSASVTLPQDLFTTAVQESKGMWISLDTLIAGQPNNIRKIVYELTKLRSDSHNCTLSNDSHS is encoded by the exons ATGGCTACATCAAATGGCCTTAATGGATACatatttgtatacatttatttagtaG CAAGTTTGTTTCGTACAAGCACTGTCTGGGCCCATGAGTGTAAACATGAAG GATCATGTATCTCTCCACCCAAAGTATGTTCTAATGAAG GCTCAAGATTTAGAAAAGGTGACAGGTACGAGTTCTCCTACGAAGTGATGACCAGCACTGGACTAACACGTGATCCACACGGGACTGCTGGTACAAAATTGACATGCAATCTAGTTATATCGGTTCTACGCAAATGTGAACTGACAATGGAG TTACTCAACTGTCATTTAGATGATCGAGGTCCTTCAAGATTTTATACCACAACAGAAAATTCAGAAACGCTCGCAGAAGAGCTAAGCAG GCATCAAGTCTATTTTCATTACAATGAAGGCATGGTCATTGGCCATGAGATATATGTTTCTGAATTGGAACCTTTATACATTCTAAACATAAAGAGAGGTATTGTATCACTTCTTCAGTTGCCTACAAAGCCTGATGATCTAGAAAACAAATCAGTCGAACtg CATGATATTTTTGGAACTTGCTTGACAGATGTAACATTCCCAGAAAATACTGCTACCTATGTACAAACTTATCGCGATTTAGTTGCTTGTAATCTTTCTCACATAAGTGAAAGCCAAGCAAATGTTTTGTCTTATAGCAAAACTCTGATTGGAAGACATAGAATGGCCCCTATCACTGAG TTCAGTTATCCATTTGAATCAGAAGTGACCTGTGATTTTGAATTAGGAAAacacaacattttaaaactagcaAGATGTGTTCAAAGGCAATCTCACATACCACTTGGCTATGAAGACCAACATTTTCACTCAGTTGTCACCAACATCAG TCAGGTGATAAAATTTTTATCCAAAACTCGAATGGGAAACCGACCTGTTGACCATTCTTTGAATGGAAAACGTTTGGTCAAGCTAACGATGGAGTATGAGTCCAGTGATAAAAAACACAGTAGTGATGATTTGGAGAGAGATCTAGATGTTGTGCTACAGGATTTTATTGCCCAGGGTCACAGCAACAAAATCAACCTAGATCATTCTGCCCAAAG TATTGACTTGCCTTTGCATTGCAGTTACAGAAGATTGGTACACACATTGAGAGATATGGAAGAAGATGAAATTAGAAAAGTGAAAGATGCAATTTTTGCTTGTCGTCATTCAACTCTTTGCTACAAAGCATTTAATGAAAAGTTAGATTATAAAACCCTCCAG TCTACAAAAGAAGGTCTCTTGATTAGCAGCTTGATGTCATGTGGCTCCAGAGATTGTATGATCTTTGTGGCAGAATCTTTGAAGTTGAAACACATTGAGAGATTTGAAGCTGATAGAATATTGTTAAACCTTGGATTGTTTTACCATCCTTCAAGTAGATTTGTTAAGCACATATTt GACTATTGCAAACATGACTACAGCTCAGAGTGTCTTTTAGCAATGTCTGCTATGATGAGCCGTCTCAATGATTCCTTAGAGTCCACTAGTCACAAACAAGTG GTTGGCTATATTGTATTTGATGTTTTGACTTATTTGCACAAGATGATTACTGAAAATGGAAAACCTTTAATAGAGAATAGACTAAATCACAGagataaattaataaaagaagaaacatTGCTCACAGCAATCAAG TGTGTTGGAAATATTGGCATGTTTGCAGATAAGTACTATGATAGTGTTTTGGAGAAAGACTTGAAGATCACAAAATATCTTTTGTCATTggtaaaaaatcaaaatataagtGTCAGTGTAGCTAGAGCTAGTGTTCAG GCTCTTGCTGCTGTTGGCTTAAAAGATGCTATGATAAATGAGCTTCTAACAGTGTTAAAGGAAGAAAGACGGCCCATTGTATTGAGGGCAGCTATTTTCGATGAAATATTGATAAAAGGAAATGAAACAGTCATGATGAAGCTTGTAAAACTTCTTGAGGAGACTTCCATAGAAAACCTTCAGACATACATTGTAACTAAAGTGTCAAGTCTAAATGAGGGTCTTCATTTAAATCATGAAGA ATGGAGACATAAATTGACAAAACTCGTGGAAGGACTTCAGATAGATCAAGAAGAAAATATTTGGTTGAAGTCTCAGTTTTCTCAGTTCTCACATACAGTGGTCATACCTCTGACCTCATTGCGACTAGGTGGACAGCTGGCTCTTAATATTTTGTACACACCAACAAGCAGCCTATTTCACAGTTTTACCATCAAGGGTACTTTAGAAATTGGAGAGGAAGTGTGGAATGTATTTGACATAGTGGTTGATATTGAAG ggaTGGATGACATTGTTCACTTACTTCGAtccaataataaaaataaaacagataaGTCAAACATTATTCAAGAAATTATGAGCATCATACAACAAAAGTTTCGTGAGGCAGGAAAGAGTAATACATTTCATTTCAAACACTTTAGTAAAACCATCACACAGGCAATCATTTCTATTATAACATCCTCTAATTTACAAGTGACAACTCTGCCTAAGGCATACATATTTCTAAAGCTCAATG GTTATGATGTTGGTTGGGTTTCTTTGAACTCTTTTCTAACCACTCTTTCACACATGAAAACTTCTGACAGTTTAGTTACTACTTTAATCAAAACTGTTACTAAAATATGTAACACCTTTTTGCCCCAAGCAGTTCAACTCTTTGACTTTCACATG ACTCTACCCACTATTGCTGGATATCCACTGAATACCAATCTGGAGGCTGCTTTTGTTGCTAAGTCTGGTTTGCAGATAAAACACAGTCCAGCAATCAATAAGCTATCGCTAAATCTTGCCTTTCATCCGAG TATAACTACACATTTTCAAGGAGGTATGCAAGTCTCTGTTGGTGGATACTCAAGATCTAAAATAACATCAAAAATATCAGGATTTGCTACTTTAGATTTGTCTACGAAAATTGAGTATTCTACTGCAGACACGGTAGCAGAAAGAGAACTATTTTTAAACCTATTCTGGAATATAGGAAGTGAAcaattcaaattttttaatttcaa gactGATCTGTTCTTGTTGCACAATGATATTGAACATAAAGTATCTCCTCCAGAGACGGAAAAGAAATTCTTCAAATGCCTTCCTgacatatataatttaataactgGTAGAAGGTTTTGCTTTCATGGCAGCTATTTTGATGTATCAAAAAGTGGGTTTTACAATTTCATGAACTCATTTAGGATAACTGGAACATCAGACTCAGAAGATGA AGGTTTAAACCAATACACAGTCAATGGTAGCTGGAGTAGCAACTTGCAAGGACCACCTGAACATCAATTTAGAATACAAATATCTGGCTTAG GTTCTGAACTGTCTCGAATATTGAACATCACAGTAAATGTAGATCATCATTTTGGTTTTAAACTGCAGTGCTTTATTCCTGATGCTAATATAGTTTATGTGCTCCAGCGTAAGAAAGTTGTGAACTCTACACATCATCACATTGTTTATGCCTCAGTTCTTCAGCAGGAAAGCAAAACTTTATACACTTTACTTTTTGAG AGCAAAGGTCACAGAATACCTAAAATTGGAATACTGCCTGGTAATATAATCCTTCCTTACAATCACACTGACAATGTCATCCACTTCAGCTTTGCATTGCCCAGTTTATCTCTGGACCTACGCTATAAAGATAGAATTCATTCTGCAACTTATGCAACTAAagattttattgtcaaatatttctg TGAGCCTAAACTGAAATTTCTATATGCATTTCACCCAGTTATAAGACAGGCTGTGTCACATGGTCATACGTCCACTTTTTCTTATCATCAGGAGATTATGGACTCAAAGACCCCTCTAGACAAAATCTGGAAAGCATTTTATAAATTTGTTATCATTTGGCCAG aacaaaaaattgTGACAACAACAGAAATGGTTGCTAACATGTTCTCTGCAGACAGAGTTTCGCATTTAACTTGGAAATATGGAAATGAAGTT gATGAAATACACATGACCTCTCATGTGACTAACAAGACTACATCACATTATCAACTGTTTGACTACACTCTTTCATTGAACAACTCTGGAAAATTTGCTGTTGGcctagtaggtcattttttaataaaaggtgCAAAACCATTTGTGAATGTGACCATCAGAACTGATGTCAAGTATGTGAAGACTGGTATgtgtgaaatgaaaataaaa AAAACAAAATCATCTTGTCATTCTTCAGATTCTAAAGAGAAACCACTTTCTATATATGATGTGATACAG GTGAATATGATACGATGGTTACGGGGATGTGATAGAGCCTTTGAATTAAATAATTGTCAGAAATGGTTAGAAAAG GAACGTTTTCTACAGTGGTGGAAAGGTTGTGAGCTGCCAGTGCAGGAAGACAACTGTAAAGTAACACAGGGGACTGAAGAAAGTTTTTCTCTG AAAAACTCTTTCTGGACACTTGATACCTGGAGCTATGGAATGGATGGGCTAATTCTAACCAAACCTCATAGAACTAAGTCAGTTGTTGGACAAGAAGCTGGATTGATGCTACTTTGGGAAACTAATTCTACTTGGCCAAAAGCAGAGGAGCCATTTATTGCAACTAATGGAAGTCTCTTTATGAGTAGAAA GCAATGGGTAAAGCTTAACCTGAATGACTATGTTCACAACATGATGTTCACTTTTCAAGGTGAGCATCTCAACACTCCACAGGTGTTTCAACATGACCACAGCTGGACACTGGTTGAGACAAGTGAGCACAGTTTTGACAGGTCCTTTAAAATTCATATAGATTTTGAGCACTACAAGCACTTTGATTATAACTTGCAGCTGTGTTCTCCACGCTCTAATGTGactcattacattaactacacAAAGATTTCTGACTTAGAACATGAAATACGTGCTAATGCTTCTATCCATTCTCATCAACCAAAGTTCAAGCTCAGTTATTTTG AGGCTACTGACATTAATGCAGTAAACTTTGCCACTCATATTGACTTGATGAGCACATTGTTAAATTATGATCTCAACTTAAGAAAACAAACTGATGCTAATGGTTTGACAATGTCTGCAAACATTTCAGCTGATGGACCG TTGTTAGGTGCAGGTAGCAGAAAAACATTCTCCACATCCATATGGCTACAGAAGAATCATTCACCTCACTGGGACTTGACTTATTGGTCAGACAAACATTCTGGCATTGCTGCTGatatttctttgataaaacagaACCAAATGAAACTTATCCTAAATTTGTTGAGG ATTGACCAAGATAAGATAAAGTATATCCCATTTATAACCTGGACTTTAGAACTAGTGGAGCCACAAAAATTACACCATAAATTGGAATTCTCTAGCCTTACTGCAGCAAGCATTCAACACAAAATGGCTGTTGTACAAAATACTGTCTCCCATGTGATGAGGAGCAGTGGACAGACAATGGCACATAACATCAAGGCagagttaaaaaataaactattgCCTATTTTGAATgag agtttaGATGGATTCttcaaaagacaaaaaattGGTACAATGGCAGTGGATGTTCTAAATGAGCTTTGGTTAGACCTTCCTTTAG TTCAAGCACTCAAGTCAAGTCATATTGATGAGCTTTTGACTACTAGTGTTCAGTACTCTACTCAGTTCTTATCTCATTGGATAGTACATCCACCATTTTTCATCAACCAATTTATCAAAGTCCATATGTATCAAAATTTCTTGGAAGCATTGGCAGATAAAACCTTGACATTTTCACAACATCTTTTTGTAAATATGCCAACATTCATG CAATGGCCAAAGTTACCTGTGTTTGAGAAAAAATTACTTGCTTATATTAAGTACAAGACCTTGGGCTCTCAGCTGAAAGACAAAGATGTTGCTGTTATCATTGATGGGCGACGAATCAAAACATTCGATGGTATTATCTACGACATCACAG aacctcCAGCACAGTTCTGCTCTTACTTGATTTGCTCTGACCTTAAAAAGGGTCATTTTGCTTTAACTTATGCCAAAGCTGGGCTAACATTGTCTTTACAAAAGTTTGGTTTGACACTTGCACAAGATGGCTCCATTATTAGCTTTGGTTCCAAGAAGATTGA TTATCTTCCATACTACTCCAATGATGCTCATTTAATCCTGAGTATCCATGATGGAGAGTTTCATATTGACATTGGCTCAGGTCTGGTGCACTTGATTTTTAATCCTGTTAAATCTTTTTACATCCTTGCCATAGACAGGACTCTCAACAATGCTACAATCGGTCTTTTAG GTACTAACAATCATGAAAAAGGGGATGATTTTCTCCTGATCAATGGCACTGTAATAGAGAACAGCATTGACTTCCAGAACAACTATGAGCTAAGCAAGAGTGATGAATGTCACATTTCTGAACCTCCATCTTCTATTTCCTGCATGCCTTCTAATGATCAGACCTGCTCTGTATTTTCTTATCCTGATCTACAGGTCTGCAACACTATTCTAAGATCCCAGCCTTTTAAA TTACAGTGTCAGGTTGATGTTTGCCAAAAACAATCAGAGTGTCGCAGCATTGCAGCTTATGTAGCTGCATGTCGTAGTCGAGGAATTTATATTCATTTGCCTCCTCATT